A window of Nicotiana tabacum cultivar K326 chromosome 24, ASM71507v2, whole genome shotgun sequence contains these coding sequences:
- the LOC107784174 gene encoding putative pentatricopeptide repeat-containing protein At1g69350, mitochondrial has translation MIQYMPLFRACSNSRSLAQLHAHLIINGLHKDPLPSTKLIESYAQMGSLKTSRLVFYTYPNPDPFMWGVIIKCHVWYNCFQDSIFLYHNMLYHSTQTNSFIYPSVLRAISAIGDVGIGQKVHGRILKCGFESDPIVETALLSMYGELGWTVCARKMFDEMSVRDVISWSSIVSSYVRNGKVREGLEVFGNLVKEEVEIDSVTLLSAVEACGELGVWRLGKSVHGYILRKGIQGDGSLTNSLVAMYGKCGDMCSAESLFDNAVDKSTYTWTATISCYNQNGSYQDALALFVKMHESDVEYNEVTLMAVLCSCARLGWLKEGKSIHGFILRNGLDCDDDLLGSALVDLYANCGKVSDCHKVFDTSQDTRIVSWNMLISGYVQEGLSENALTLFVDMLRKGILPDSYTLASVLSASGDIGFSEFGCQIHSHVIRTGFSTEEFVQNSMIDMYSKCGLVDCAFLIFKDTQERSVVTWNSVMCGLSRNGFSREAISLFDEIYSNSSKMDEVTFLAAIQACSTIGWLEKGKWLHHKLIIFGVRHDMYVDTALTDMYAKCGDLLMARRVFDNMSGRSIISWSAMIGGYGTHGQIDAAISLFHEMVNSGIKPNDIILTNILSACSHTGYLDEGKYFFNLMINLNIEPKPEHFACLVDLLSRAGDIDKAYEVITSMPFPADVSIWGALVNGCRIHKRMDIIKMIQQRLENMQTDDTGYYTLLSNIYAEGGEWNESRVVRSKMHSLGLRKVDGYSMIEVEKRIHIGKANDTYSFSNREISSL, from the coding sequence ATGATACAGTACATGCCACTGTTCAGAGCATGCTCAAACTCAAGATCATTAGCACAACTCCATGCACATCTCATTATCAATGGTCTCCACAAAGACCCACTTCCTTCCACAAAGCTTATAGAGTCATATGCCCAAATGGGTTCTCTTAAAACTTCGAGACTCGTCTTTTACACTTACCCAAATCCAGATCCTTTCATGTGGGGTGTCATAATTAAGTGTCATGTTTGGTATAACTGCTTTCAAGATTCCATTTTTCTTTATCATAACATGCTTTATCATAGTACTCAAACAAATAGCTTCATTTACCCTTCAGTCTTGAGGGCTATTTCTGCAATTGGTGATGTGGGTATTGGCCAAAAAGTTCATGGAAGGATTTTGAAATGTGGGTTTGAGTCTGATCCTATTGTTGAGACTGCATTACTGAGTATGTATGGTGAGCTTGGATGGACGGTTTGTGCGCGCAAAATGTTCGATGAAATGTCTGTGAGAGATGTTATTTCGTGGAGTTCGATTGTTTCGAGCTATGTAAGGAATGGGAAAGTTAGGGAAGGGTTGGAGGTATTTGGAAATTTGGTTAAGGAAGAGGTTGAGATTGATTCTGTGACTCTGCTTAGTGCTGTTGAGGCTTGTGGTGAGTTGGGTGTATGGAGACTTGGGAAGTCTGTTCATGGTTATATATTGAGGAAGGGTATTCAGGGTGATGGGTCTTTGACGAACTCGCTTGTTGCAATGTATGGAAAATGTGGCGATATGTGTAGTGCAGAATCACTTTTTGACAATGCTGTGGATAAAAGTACCTATACTTGGACAGCAACGATCTCCTGCTACAATCAAAACGGTAGCTATCAGGATGCGTTAGCTTTGTTTGTTAAGATGCATGAGTCTGATGTGGAATACAATGAAGTTACTCTTATGGCTGTTTTATGTTCTTGTGCTAGGTTAGGTTGGCTAAAGGAAGGGAAGTCGATACATGGATTTATACTTAGAAATGGTTTAGATTGTGACGATGATCTTCTAGGCTCAGCCTTGGTTGACTTGTATGCAAACTGTGGCAAGGTAAGCGATTGCCACAAGGTATTTGATACATCCCAAGACACACGTATTGTGTCGTGGAATATGCTCATATCAGGTTATGTACAGGAAGGATTGTCTGAGAATGCATTGACACTTTTTGTGGATATGTTAAGAAAAGGAATACTGCCTGACTCATATACTCTGGCAAGTGTTCTCTCAGCTTCTGGAGATATTGGGTTTTCTGAATTTGGGTGTCAAATTCATAGCCACGTTATTAGGACTGGCTTTTCAACTGAGGAGTTTGTCCAGAATTCCATGATTGACATGTACAGCAAATGTGGACTTGTGGATTGTGCATTCTTGATATTCAAGGACACACAAGAAAGAAGTGTTGTGACTTGGAATTCAGTGATGTGTGGACTTTCACGAAATGGTTTCTCTCGTGAAGCTATCAGTCTCTTTGATGAGATATACTCAAACTCGAGCAAAATGGATGAAGTGACTTTCTTGGCTGCAATTCAAGCATGCTCGACTATAGGTTGGCTGGAGAAGGGAAAATGGCTTCACCACAAGTTAATCATCTTCGGTGTGAGGCACGATATGTATGTCGATACTGCTCTGACGGACATGTATGCTAAATGTGGAGACCTCCTAATGGCTCGAAGAGTTTTCGACAATATGTCGGGAAGGAGCATAATATCTTGGAGTGCCATGATAGGTGGTTATGGAACGCATGGTCAAATCGATGCTGCCATCTCACTCTTTCATGAAATGGTAAATAGTGGAATAAAACCGAATGACATCATTTTAACAAATATTCTATCTGCTTGTAGTCATACTGGTTATCTGGATGAAGGGAAATATTTCTTCAACTTGATGATTAACTTAAACATTGAGCCCAAACCTGAACATTTTGCATGTCTAGTTGATCTTCTGAGTCGAGCTGGTGATATAGATAAAGCCTACGAAGTCATCACTTCGATGCCATTTCCTGCAGATGTTAGCATTTGGGGTGCCCTAGTAAATGGATGTAGAATTCACAAGAGAATGGATATTATTAAGATGATTCAACAAAGGCTTGAAAACATGCAAACAGATGATACTGGATACTATACCTTATTATCGAACATATATGCAGAAGGGGGAGAATGGAATGAAAGTAGGGTGGTGAGGTCAAAGATGCATAGTTTAGGTTTAAGAAAGGTTGATGGATATAGTATGATCGAAGTTGAGAAAAGAATACATATTGGTAAAGCAAATGATACATACTCATTCTCAAATAGGGAAATCTCCAGCTTATGA